In one window of Protaetiibacter larvae DNA:
- a CDS encoding A/G-specific adenine glycosylase gives MREGRDAGIGARVAAWFAAGHRPLPWRAPGFPAWGVLVSEFMLQQTPVARVIPRLELWLERWPTPAALAAVPSGEAVRAWDRLGYPRRALNLHAAAVAITEHHAGVVPAEVDALLALPGVGPYTARAVAAFAYGIRVPVVDVNVRRVLARAVRGVAEPGPARVAEELALMESLLPVEPAAARLANAGMMELGQVVCTARTPDCDACPIADACAWRAAGYPSYDGPAAPKQKPYAGSDREVRGRILRELRASELPVPAARVAELWPDAAQRERALAGLLRDGLLVEESGAYALPSQ, from the coding sequence GTGCGCGAAGGTCGGGATGCCGGGATCGGCGCCCGCGTCGCCGCCTGGTTCGCCGCGGGGCACCGCCCGCTCCCGTGGCGTGCGCCCGGGTTCCCCGCCTGGGGTGTGCTCGTCTCCGAGTTCATGCTGCAGCAGACGCCCGTCGCGCGGGTGATCCCGCGGCTCGAGCTCTGGCTCGAGCGCTGGCCGACCCCCGCGGCGCTCGCGGCCGTGCCGAGTGGCGAGGCGGTGCGCGCCTGGGATCGGCTCGGCTACCCGCGCCGGGCCCTCAATCTGCACGCGGCGGCCGTCGCGATCACCGAACACCACGCCGGCGTCGTGCCCGCGGAGGTCGACGCGCTGCTCGCGCTGCCCGGGGTCGGTCCGTACACGGCTCGGGCGGTCGCGGCGTTCGCCTACGGCATCCGGGTTCCCGTGGTGGATGTCAATGTGCGTCGGGTGCTCGCGCGGGCGGTGCGCGGGGTGGCTGAGCCCGGGCCGGCGCGGGTCGCCGAGGAGCTCGCCCTCATGGAGTCCCTCCTGCCGGTCGAGCCGGCGGCGGCGAGGCTCGCCAACGCCGGGATGATGGAGCTCGGCCAAGTGGTGTGCACGGCCCGCACGCCCGACTGCGATGCGTGCCCGATCGCCGACGCCTGCGCCTGGCGCGCCGCAGGCTACCCGAGCTACGACGGTCCGGCGGCCCCGAAGCAGAAGCCCTACGCGGGATCCGACCGCGAGGTGCGCGGACGCATCCTGCGCGAGCTGCGCGCGAGCGAGCTGCCCGTGCCCGCCGCGCGCGTCGCGGAGCTGTGGCCGGATGCCGCCCAGCGCGAGCGCGCCCTCGCGGGCCTGCTCCGCGACGGTCTCCTCGTGGAGGAATCCGGCGCCTACGCCCTGCCGTCCCAGTAG
- a CDS encoding Fpg/Nei family DNA glycosylase encodes MPELPEVTALAADLDARLRGREIARMQLLAFPALKSYDPPLEALGGQRVVSVTRRGKFLDLATDGGLHLVMHLARAGWIRWRAEAPKSSGRPGSGPLAARLELDDGSGFDVTEAGTRKSLAIHVVRDPGEVPGIQRLGPDPLDDAFTLDAFRRILAARGRAQLKGVLCDQSVIAGIGNAYSDEILHLAKMSPFTPAAMSEERSAVLYAALRTTLADAVARAERVPASELKAEKKSTLRVHGRFGEPCPVCGDRIQQVIYADRTFQYCPGCQTGGKKLSDRVLDRLLK; translated from the coding sequence ATGCCGGAGCTTCCCGAGGTGACCGCCCTCGCGGCCGATCTCGACGCGCGCCTGCGCGGGCGCGAGATCGCACGGATGCAGCTGCTGGCATTCCCGGCGCTCAAGAGCTACGACCCGCCGCTCGAAGCGCTCGGCGGGCAACGAGTCGTCTCGGTGACCCGCCGCGGCAAGTTCCTCGACCTCGCCACCGACGGCGGCCTGCACCTCGTGATGCACCTCGCCCGCGCGGGATGGATCCGCTGGCGCGCCGAGGCGCCGAAGAGCTCCGGGCGTCCCGGCTCGGGGCCGCTCGCGGCGCGGCTCGAGCTCGACGACGGCAGCGGCTTCGACGTGACCGAGGCGGGCACCCGGAAGAGCCTCGCCATCCACGTGGTGCGGGACCCGGGCGAGGTTCCCGGCATCCAGCGCCTCGGCCCCGATCCGCTCGACGACGCCTTCACGCTCGACGCCTTCCGTCGCATCCTCGCCGCCCGCGGCCGCGCCCAGCTGAAGGGGGTGCTGTGCGATCAATCGGTCATCGCCGGGATCGGCAACGCCTACTCGGACGAGATCCTGCACCTCGCGAAGATGTCGCCGTTCACGCCCGCGGCGATGAGCGAGGAGCGCTCCGCCGTGCTCTACGCGGCCCTGCGCACGACCCTCGCAGATGCCGTGGCGCGCGCCGAGAGGGTGCCGGCGTCGGAGCTCAAGGCCGAGAAGAAGTCGACGCTGCGGGTGCACGGCCGCTTCGGCGAGCCGTGCCCGGTGTGCGGCGACCGCATCCAGCAGGTGATCTACGCCGATCGCACCTTCCAGTACTGCCCCGGCTGTCAGACGGGCGGCAAGAAGCTCTCGGATCGGGTGCTGGACCGCCTGCTGAAGTAG
- a CDS encoding RNA-directed DNA polymerase, producing the protein MVDGEKYGDWYRDPWGWPEASPQFVSTLQPRDLGVLKTAGRFGTTWPAFHAFSFPKSYVGVRPAVVLDAASRIAYTSAAVAIAPRLHNNLPDWVYGWRLRDGVFSASAAEWSLYQASQAPIATSPFAAQTDITSFFATVDVQLLIRSLTDSGIAGAPLGVIEDVLNSHCRLSTRSGLTQRSIASSMLANIALRDIDDLLLAAIDEGRLTGARRWMDDISFEGSEAALYRTLVQLQEFGRQFGLEINTSKTKVTTGSESAAALQLEAQRLILVTRDEAAFSDDYPDAFSTVIDASELEDAEDRLLAAPRDSSRTLAGLVLKSLRHFERFDRIDEWLGAARYLPHAADHLSRFISRAHYCARLPLDPSSWFVREQERNWPYLEWTSAQHALALPSDVLSPDARQVLMGWLASSQSLQQVAVAVQRLGSAPTSSVRTAIANRIDTTSDPLVLRVLALGLWQAGGSRDRVDAALRRHPSNTLILNYLNANRWHLPRVQEDFDPSQASGDAA; encoded by the coding sequence ATGGTCGACGGAGAGAAGTACGGGGATTGGTACCGCGATCCCTGGGGTTGGCCAGAGGCTTCGCCACAATTCGTGTCGACGCTACAACCGAGGGATCTCGGGGTCCTAAAGACCGCCGGTAGATTCGGAACCACATGGCCCGCGTTCCACGCGTTCAGCTTCCCAAAGTCATATGTAGGTGTACGCCCAGCAGTTGTGCTGGATGCGGCTAGCAGGATTGCATACACATCCGCAGCTGTCGCGATTGCTCCGCGCCTCCACAACAACCTGCCTGATTGGGTTTATGGTTGGCGCCTGCGAGACGGAGTGTTCTCTGCATCCGCTGCAGAGTGGAGCCTCTATCAGGCCAGCCAGGCTCCAATCGCCACGTCACCGTTCGCTGCGCAAACGGACATCACATCCTTCTTCGCGACGGTGGACGTCCAGCTGCTGATTCGATCGCTCACCGACAGTGGCATAGCTGGCGCGCCGCTAGGGGTCATCGAAGACGTCTTGAACTCTCACTGCCGATTGTCCACCCGCAGTGGCTTGACCCAACGCAGCATTGCATCGTCGATGCTTGCGAACATCGCGCTTCGTGACATCGACGACCTTCTTCTGGCGGCAATTGACGAGGGTCGGCTCACCGGCGCTCGTCGGTGGATGGACGACATCAGCTTCGAAGGCTCTGAAGCCGCGCTATACCGAACCCTGGTGCAGCTTCAGGAATTCGGCCGCCAGTTCGGGCTCGAGATCAACACATCGAAAACTAAGGTGACGACCGGATCTGAAAGCGCGGCCGCGCTTCAGCTTGAGGCACAAAGGCTAATCCTGGTTACCCGAGATGAAGCTGCGTTCTCGGACGACTATCCGGACGCGTTCTCCACCGTTATCGACGCATCAGAACTCGAAGACGCGGAGGATCGACTGTTGGCCGCCCCAAGAGATTCGAGCCGAACCCTGGCAGGCCTCGTCCTCAAGAGCCTGCGTCACTTCGAGAGGTTCGATCGGATCGACGAATGGCTCGGAGCAGCCCGATACTTGCCTCACGCCGCCGACCACCTGAGCCGATTCATCTCGAGAGCGCACTACTGCGCGCGGCTGCCTCTCGACCCGAGTAGTTGGTTCGTGCGCGAGCAAGAGCGCAACTGGCCGTACCTGGAGTGGACTTCAGCTCAACACGCCCTCGCCCTACCTTCCGACGTGCTGTCCCCCGACGCACGCCAAGTCCTCATGGGGTGGCTCGCGTCGAGTCAAAGCCTGCAGCAGGTCGCGGTGGCCGTTCAACGCCTGGGCTCTGCCCCGACCAGTTCAGTGCGCACTGCGATTGCAAACCGGATCGACACAACAAGCGATCCGCTGGTGTTGAGAGTGCTCGCGCTCGGACTTTGGCAGGCTGGTGGTTCCCGCGATCGTGTGGACGCCGCGTTGCGGCGGCATCCGTCGAACACACTCATCCTCAACTACTTGAATGCCAATCGGTGGCACCTTCCGCGGGTGCAGGAAGATTTCGATCCCTCACAGGCATCTGGGGACGCGGCATAG
- a CDS encoding LLM class flavin-dependent oxidoreductase, translating to MTLALSVLDLVPVRAGQSSAQAVAASIALARRADELGCTRYWFAEHHNMPAVASTAPPVLIAAVAASTSRIRVGSGGVMLPNHAPFTVAEQFAALEALAPGRIDLGVGRAPGSDPVITALLRSSGPTSEVDRFEANLRDIEAIVGEGAVLSLDTADGLREYEVKATPAAASTPTMWLLGSSDYSAHLAARLGLPYVFAHHFSGEGTERALEIYRREFRASEALDAPRTFLTLNVVAADTASEAEARAQPALQNMARMRTGKPLRVLDTVEAAAREELDVASRHVIDLMRERWIIDAADEAAARVRRLAEQFGVDEVMVSPGAGARESEPLDRVPGRERTLELLAERLLA from the coding sequence GTGACCCTCGCGCTCTCCGTCCTCGATCTCGTCCCGGTTCGCGCGGGGCAGAGCTCCGCGCAGGCGGTCGCCGCCTCGATCGCGCTCGCGCGCCGCGCGGACGAGCTCGGCTGCACGCGCTACTGGTTCGCCGAGCACCACAACATGCCGGCGGTGGCATCCACCGCGCCTCCCGTGCTCATCGCCGCGGTCGCGGCGTCGACCTCCCGCATCCGTGTCGGCTCGGGCGGCGTCATGCTGCCGAATCACGCGCCGTTCACGGTGGCCGAGCAGTTCGCCGCGCTCGAGGCGCTCGCGCCGGGACGCATCGACCTGGGCGTCGGGCGTGCCCCGGGATCCGATCCGGTCATCACCGCGCTGCTGCGCTCGAGCGGGCCGACGAGCGAGGTGGATCGCTTCGAGGCGAATCTGCGCGACATCGAGGCGATCGTCGGCGAGGGTGCGGTGCTGTCGCTCGACACGGCCGACGGACTGCGCGAGTACGAGGTGAAGGCCACCCCCGCCGCCGCGAGCACGCCCACCATGTGGCTGCTCGGGTCGAGCGACTACTCCGCGCACCTCGCGGCCAGGCTGGGCCTGCCGTACGTGTTCGCCCACCACTTCTCGGGTGAGGGCACCGAGCGCGCGCTCGAGATCTACCGTCGCGAGTTCCGGGCATCCGAGGCGCTCGATGCCCCGCGCACCTTCCTCACCCTCAACGTGGTGGCCGCGGACACGGCCTCGGAGGCGGAGGCCCGCGCGCAGCCCGCGCTGCAGAACATGGCGCGGATGCGCACCGGGAAGCCCCTGCGGGTGCTCGACACGGTCGAGGCGGCCGCGCGGGAGGAGCTCGACGTGGCCTCCCGGCACGTGATCGACCTCATGCGCGAGCGCTGGATCATCGATGCCGCGGATGAAGCAGCGGCACGGGTGCGGCGGCTCGCGGAGCAGTTCGGGGTGGACGAGGTGATGGTGTCGCCGGGAGCGGGCGCGCGCGAGAGCGAGCCGCTCGACCGCGTGCCGGGACGCGAGCGCACACTCGAGCTGCTCGCGGAGCGGCTGCTCGCCTGA
- a CDS encoding GNAT family N-acetyltransferase has product MTTRPEPAAVRAAVVADAHGITRVHHTAWRETYTRLLPEGALDVLDEDAFATRWASIIDDDVTSVHVAERGGEIVGWCSASAGRDEDRPRDAELEGIYVLASEYGTGTGQALLDAAIADRPAYLWVADDNPRARAFYARNGFHPDGVNDVHHLLGHPLPAVRLVR; this is encoded by the coding sequence ATGACGACGAGGCCTGAGCCCGCGGCGGTGCGGGCCGCGGTGGTGGCGGACGCGCACGGGATCACGCGCGTGCATCACACCGCGTGGCGGGAGACCTACACGCGGCTGCTGCCCGAGGGGGCGCTCGACGTGCTCGACGAGGACGCCTTCGCCACGCGCTGGGCGTCGATCATCGACGACGACGTGACCTCCGTGCACGTCGCCGAGCGGGGTGGCGAGATCGTCGGGTGGTGTTCGGCGAGCGCGGGCCGCGATGAGGACCGTCCGAGGGATGCCGAGCTCGAAGGCATCTACGTCCTGGCGAGCGAGTACGGCACGGGGACCGGCCAGGCGCTGCTCGATGCCGCGATCGCGGACCGGCCGGCCTACCTCTGGGTAGCCGACGACAACCCCCGAGCACGGGCCTTCTACGCGCGCAACGGCTTCCACCCCGACGGCGTGAACGACGTGCACCACCTGCTCGGGCACCCGCTGCCCGCGGTCCGCCTCGTGCGCTGA
- the rbfA gene encoding 30S ribosome-binding factor RbfA, giving the protein MGENPRAAKVADRIREIIAQRLERGIRDPRLGFVTITDVRVTGDLQHASVFYTVYGSDEERADSAAALTAATGLLRTEVGRNLSLRLTPSLEFIADAVPENAAAIDSLLREAAERDREAAALAANAAYAGDEDPYVKPRERDEDDDEA; this is encoded by the coding sequence ATGGGCGAGAACCCCCGGGCGGCGAAGGTCGCCGATCGCATCCGCGAGATCATCGCGCAGCGGCTGGAGCGCGGGATCCGCGATCCGCGGCTGGGTTTCGTGACGATCACGGATGTGCGCGTGACGGGCGACCTCCAGCACGCGAGCGTCTTCTACACCGTGTACGGCTCCGACGAGGAACGCGCCGACTCGGCTGCCGCGCTGACCGCGGCGACCGGGCTGCTGCGCACCGAGGTGGGCCGGAACCTCAGCCTGCGGCTCACCCCGAGCCTCGAGTTCATCGCGGATGCGGTGCCCGAGAACGCGGCGGCGATCGACTCGCTGCTGCGCGAGGCGGCGGAGCGCGACCGGGAGGCCGCAGCCCTCGCCGCGAACGCCGCCTACGCGGGCGACGAGGATCCGTACGTCAAGCCGCGTGAGCGCGACGAGGATGACGACGAGGCCTGA
- the infB gene encoding translation initiation factor IF-2, which translates to MANPRVHEIANELGIDSKIALEKLKDMGEFVKSASSSIAPPVARRLKAALQAEGVAAPASPAPAAKPAPRPSAAKPAPAPAPAAAPSPEAAPAAAPAERPAAAERPAAASPGAPAAPRPGAAAGPRPGAPRPGNNPYAPSQGMQRPGAPRPGNNPFSSTQGMPRPGGGAIPRPAAPRPGAPRPGAPRPGGPGRPGAPFQQRPGGPGRPGGAGGGFQRPGGGPGAGTGGGFAGRPGGGGGRGRGPGGGTAGAFGKGGGKSRARKSKRTKRAEFEMRDAPQLGGVSVPRGDGKAVIRLRRGASISDLADKLETLTGFTVQPGALVTALFHLGEMATATESLDEATFKILGEELGYNIQVVSPEDEDKELLEGFGLDLAQELEDEDDEDLEIRPPVVTVMGHVDHGKTKLLDAIRKANVVAGEAGGITQHIGAYQVWTEHEGLERAITFIDTPGHEAFTAMRARGAQVTDIAILVVAADDGIMPQTVEALNHAQAANVPIVVAVNKIDKPGANPAKVRQQLTEFGLVAEEYGGETMFIDVSALNNIGINELLDAVLLTADAGLDLRANPNKDARGVAIEAKLDKGRGAVATVLIQSGTLRVGDAIVAGTAYGRVRAMHDENGDPVEEAWPSRPVQVQGLSSVPRAGDTFLVTEEDRTARQIAEKREAVERNAQLAKARKRISLEDFTRALEEGKVDSLNLIIKGDVSGAVEALEESLLKIEVDDSVQLRILHRGVGAITESDVDLATIDNAIVIGFNVRPDVKARERAAREGIDIRFYSVIYSALDDIEQSLKGMLKPEFEEVQSGVAEIREVFRSSKFGNIAGVIVRSGTITRNAKARVIREGVVLADGLAIESLRRFKDDVTEVKTDFEAGIGLGKFNDIQIGDEIETIELVEKPRG; encoded by the coding sequence GTGGCCAACCCCCGCGTGCACGAGATCGCGAACGAACTCGGCATCGACAGCAAGATCGCCCTTGAGAAGCTCAAGGACATGGGCGAGTTCGTGAAGAGCGCGTCCTCCTCCATCGCGCCCCCGGTCGCGCGTCGCCTCAAGGCGGCACTGCAGGCCGAGGGTGTGGCGGCACCCGCGTCCCCGGCGCCCGCCGCGAAGCCCGCCCCGCGCCCCTCCGCCGCCAAGCCCGCCCCGGCGCCGGCCCCGGCCGCCGCGCCGAGCCCCGAGGCCGCGCCCGCAGCCGCCCCCGCGGAGCGTCCCGCCGCCGCGGAGCGTCCCGCCGCGGCGAGCCCCGGCGCCCCCGCAGCCCCGCGCCCCGGTGCCGCTGCAGGCCCGCGCCCCGGTGCCCCGCGTCCCGGCAACAACCCCTACGCGCCGAGCCAGGGCATGCAGCGTCCCGGTGCCCCGCGTCCCGGCAACAACCCCTTCTCCTCGACGCAGGGCATGCCGCGTCCGGGCGGCGGCGCCATCCCGCGCCCCGCGGCCCCGCGTCCCGGTGCTCCGCGTCCCGGTGCGCCGCGTCCGGGCGGCCCCGGCCGTCCCGGTGCGCCGTTCCAGCAGCGTCCCGGCGGCCCCGGTCGTCCCGGTGGTGCGGGCGGCGGCTTCCAGCGCCCCGGCGGCGGTCCCGGTGCCGGAACGGGCGGCGGCTTCGCCGGTCGTCCCGGTGGGGGCGGCGGCCGTGGCCGCGGTCCCGGCGGCGGCACCGCGGGTGCCTTCGGCAAGGGCGGCGGCAAGTCGCGTGCCCGCAAGTCGAAGCGCACGAAGCGCGCCGAATTCGAGATGCGGGATGCCCCGCAGCTCGGCGGCGTCAGCGTCCCCCGCGGCGACGGCAAGGCCGTCATCCGGCTGCGCCGGGGTGCGTCCATCAGCGACCTCGCCGACAAGCTCGAGACGCTGACCGGATTCACCGTGCAGCCGGGGGCGCTCGTCACCGCCCTTTTCCACCTGGGCGAGATGGCCACTGCGACCGAGTCGCTCGACGAGGCGACCTTCAAGATCCTCGGCGAGGAGCTCGGCTACAACATCCAGGTCGTGAGCCCGGAGGACGAGGACAAGGAGCTCCTCGAGGGCTTCGGTCTCGACCTCGCGCAGGAGCTCGAGGACGAGGACGACGAGGATCTCGAGATCCGTCCCCCCGTCGTCACCGTCATGGGTCACGTCGACCACGGAAAGACCAAGCTGCTGGACGCCATCCGCAAGGCCAACGTGGTCGCGGGCGAGGCCGGCGGCATCACCCAGCACATCGGCGCCTACCAGGTGTGGACCGAGCACGAGGGGCTGGAGCGCGCGATCACCTTCATCGACACCCCGGGTCACGAGGCGTTCACCGCCATGCGTGCCCGCGGTGCCCAGGTGACCGACATCGCGATCCTCGTGGTCGCCGCCGACGACGGCATCATGCCGCAGACGGTGGAGGCCCTGAACCACGCCCAGGCGGCGAACGTGCCGATCGTGGTCGCGGTCAACAAGATCGACAAGCCGGGCGCCAACCCCGCCAAGGTGCGTCAGCAGCTGACCGAGTTCGGGCTGGTCGCCGAGGAGTACGGCGGCGAGACGATGTTCATCGACGTCTCGGCGCTGAACAACATCGGCATCAACGAGCTGCTGGATGCGGTGCTCCTCACCGCGGATGCCGGTCTCGACCTGCGCGCGAACCCCAACAAGGATGCGCGCGGTGTGGCGATCGAAGCCAAGCTCGACAAGGGCCGCGGTGCGGTCGCGACCGTGCTCATCCAGTCCGGAACGCTGCGCGTCGGCGACGCGATCGTCGCGGGCACCGCCTACGGTCGCGTGCGCGCGATGCACGACGAGAACGGCGACCCGGTCGAGGAGGCCTGGCCGTCGCGTCCCGTGCAGGTGCAGGGCCTCTCGTCGGTGCCTCGCGCCGGCGACACCTTCCTCGTCACCGAGGAGGACCGCACGGCCCGCCAGATCGCCGAGAAGCGCGAAGCCGTCGAGCGCAACGCCCAGCTGGCCAAGGCCCGCAAGCGCATCTCGCTCGAGGACTTCACCCGCGCGCTCGAAGAGGGCAAGGTCGACTCGCTCAACCTCATCATCAAGGGCGACGTCTCCGGTGCCGTCGAGGCGCTCGAGGAGTCGCTGCTCAAGATCGAGGTCGACGACTCGGTTCAGCTGCGCATCCTCCACCGCGGTGTGGGCGCGATCACCGAGTCGGATGTGGATCTCGCCACCATCGACAACGCGATCGTCATCGGCTTCAACGTGCGCCCCGACGTGAAGGCGCGCGAGCGGGCCGCTCGCGAGGGCATCGACATCCGCTTCTACTCGGTCATCTACTCGGCACTCGACGACATCGAGCAGTCCCTCAAGGGCATGCTCAAGCCCGAGTTCGAAGAGGTGCAGTCGGGTGTCGCCGAGATCCGCGAGGTGTTCCGCTCCTCGAAGTTCGGCAACATCGCCGGTGTCATCGTCCGCTCCGGCACGATCACGCGCAACGCGAAGGCGCGCGTCATCCGCGAGGGCGTGGTGCTCGCCGACGGGCTCGCCATCGAGTCGCTGCGTCGCTTCAAGGACGACGTCACCGAGGTCAAGACCGACTTCGAAGCCGGTATCGGCCTCGGCAAGTTCAACGACATCCAGATCGGCGACGAGATCGAGACGATCGAGCTGGTCGAGAAGCCGCGCGGCTAG
- a CDS encoding YlxR family protein, producing the protein MDAVRTCLGCRQRAPRTSLVRIVARDGRVVVDAAARLPGRGAWVHPDPGCVDTAIRRRAFGRALRVATALDTTELTNIYPRP; encoded by the coding sequence ATGGATGCCGTCAGAACCTGCCTGGGTTGCCGGCAGCGTGCTCCCCGAACCTCACTCGTGAGAATCGTCGCGCGCGACGGACGGGTCGTGGTGGATGCCGCGGCACGACTCCCGGGCCGTGGCGCCTGGGTCCATCCGGATCCCGGGTGCGTCGACACCGCCATCCGCAGACGCGCTTTCGGGCGTGCGCTCCGCGTGGCAACGGCGCTCGACACCACGGAACTGACGAACATCTACCCCAGACCCTGA
- the nusA gene encoding transcription termination factor NusA — MDIDLAVLRLMEREREIPFDELVQIIEQAILTAYLKHTGKTADSGARAELDRKSGHVAIYLPEFDEDGEQIGEGIDSPDDFGRIAAFAAKQVINQRLRDIGDDKVLGEFRGREGDIVAGVIQQGPNPRMVHIDLGTVEAILPPEEQVPGEEYPHGARIRVYVTSVAKGLKGPSITVSRTHPGLVRKLFALEVPEIASGLVEIASLAREAGHRTKIAVRATQPGINAKGACIGELGARVRAVTAELGEEKIDIVDWSNDLPTFVANALSPAKVSSAFVVDESLKAVRALVPDYQLSLAIGKEGQNARLAAKLTGARIDIQPDSVMES; from the coding sequence GTGGACATCGACCTCGCCGTACTGCGGCTCATGGAGCGCGAGCGGGAGATCCCCTTCGACGAACTGGTTCAGATCATCGAGCAGGCCATTCTGACGGCCTACCTCAAGCACACCGGGAAGACCGCCGACTCGGGGGCCCGCGCGGAGCTCGACCGCAAGTCGGGTCACGTCGCCATCTACCTGCCCGAGTTCGACGAGGACGGCGAGCAGATCGGCGAGGGCATCGACTCGCCCGACGACTTCGGGCGCATCGCCGCCTTCGCCGCCAAGCAGGTGATCAACCAGCGTCTGCGCGACATCGGCGACGACAAGGTGCTCGGCGAGTTCCGCGGACGCGAGGGCGACATCGTGGCGGGCGTCATCCAGCAGGGACCGAACCCGCGGATGGTGCACATCGACCTCGGCACGGTCGAGGCGATCCTGCCGCCCGAGGAGCAGGTGCCGGGCGAGGAGTACCCGCACGGCGCGCGCATCCGCGTCTACGTGACGAGCGTCGCGAAGGGGCTCAAGGGCCCGTCGATCACGGTCAGCCGCACCCACCCGGGTCTCGTGCGCAAGCTCTTCGCACTCGAGGTGCCCGAGATCGCCTCGGGCCTGGTCGAGATCGCCTCGCTCGCGCGCGAGGCGGGCCACCGCACCAAGATCGCGGTGCGCGCCACCCAGCCCGGCATCAACGCGAAGGGCGCCTGCATCGGGGAGCTCGGGGCGCGCGTGCGGGCGGTCACCGCGGAGCTCGGCGAGGAGAAGATCGACATCGTCGACTGGTCGAACGATCTGCCGACCTTCGTCGCGAACGCGCTCTCGCCGGCGAAGGTGTCGAGTGCGTTCGTCGTGGACGAGTCGCTCAAGGCCGTGCGTGCCCTCGTTCCCGACTACCAGCTCTCGCTCGCGATCGGCAAGGAGGGCCAGAACGCCCGCCTCGCCGCCAAGCTCACCGGTGCTCGCATCGACATCCAGCCCGACTCCGTGATGGAGTCCTGA
- a CDS encoding RNA polymerase sigma factor — protein sequence MPDARAEFEDVYRRHLPAVSAYLARRVHRDDVEDLAADVFAIAWRKRAHVTAGEELPWLYRIAGYQVANHRRRAARRAGALGLLSAPDSAPAADILLDADPGLADAWRRLPARHREVLALVVLDEMPVAQAAIALGVSANAVSIRLHRARKALASELAGDAPGSASGERSLPSAT from the coding sequence ATGCCCGACGCACGCGCCGAGTTCGAGGACGTCTACCGCCGACACCTCCCCGCGGTGAGCGCCTACCTCGCACGCCGCGTGCACCGCGACGATGTGGAGGACCTCGCCGCCGACGTGTTCGCGATCGCCTGGCGCAAGCGGGCGCACGTCACGGCGGGCGAGGAACTGCCCTGGCTGTACCGGATCGCCGGCTACCAGGTCGCCAACCACCGGCGTCGGGCAGCCCGTCGCGCGGGCGCGCTCGGGCTGCTGAGCGCTCCCGACTCGGCCCCGGCGGCCGACATCCTGCTCGACGCCGACCCGGGTCTCGCCGACGCCTGGCGGCGACTGCCCGCCCGACACCGCGAGGTGCTCGCCCTCGTCGTGCTCGACGAGATGCCGGTCGCGCAGGCCGCCATCGCGCTCGGGGTGAGCGCGAACGCCGTGAGCATCCGGCTGCACCGTGCCCGGAAGGCGCTCGCCTCCGAACTGGCCGGCGACGCACCCGGTTCCGCCTCGGGTGAAAGATCGCTGCCCTCCGCGACATAG